In one Triplophysa rosa linkage group LG13, Trosa_1v2, whole genome shotgun sequence genomic region, the following are encoded:
- the cul4b gene encoding cullin-4B, with translation MFPTGLPSPNPPSPAQEPRPAASDVHNDSSLTSSKKRKINSSEKEDIDSISSSPKAICNSSSTTSCSSTTSQQHNKKLRFEDSVDFIGLDVKMAEESSNPSASCSKAKNVFLPGGVGHHANGLTKSAGSSTFSNSKPGAAKKLVIKNFKEKPKLPENYTNETWQKLKEAVEAIQNSTSIKYNLEELYQAVENLCSHKISAKLYKQLRVVCEDHIKAQIDQFREDALDSVLFLKKIDKCWQDHCRQMIMIRSIFLFLDRTYVLQNSMLPSIWDMGLELFRSYIISDLKVQSKTIDGILLLIERERSGEAVDRTLLRSLLSMLSDLQIYQDSFEQRFLEETNRLYAAEGQRLMQEREVPEYLHHVNKRLEEEADRVITYLDQSTQKPLIATVEKQLLGEHLTAILQKGLNNLLDENRIQDLSLLYQLFSRVRGGVQVLLQHWIEYIKAFGSTIVINPEKDKTMVQELLDFKDKVDHIIDICFMKNEKFVNGMKEAFETFINKRPNKPAELIAKYVDSKLRAGNKEATDEELEKMLDKIMIIFRFIYGKDVFEAFYKKDLAKRLLVGKSASVDAEKSMLSKLKHECGAAFTSKLEGMFKDMELSKDIMVQFKQHIQCQNIPGNIELTVNILTMGYWPTYVPMEVHLPPEMVKLQEIFKTFYLGKHSGRKLQWQSTLGHCVLKAEFKEGKKELQVSLFQTLVLLMFNEGEEFSLEDIKLATGIEDGELRRTLQSLACGKARVLMKTPKSKDVEDGDKFSCNDDFKHKLFRIKINQIQMKETVEEQASTTERVFQDRQYQIDAAIVRIMKMRKTLSHNLLVSEVYNQLKFPVKPADLKKRIESLIDRDYMERDKENPNQYNYVA, from the exons ATGTTTCCAACAGGTTTACCTTCCCCTAATCCCCCATCGCCAGCCCAAGAGCCCAGACCCGCAGCTTCTGATGTTCACAACGACAGTAGCTTAACGTCTTCTAAGAAGAGAAAAATTAACAGTTCCGAGAAAGAAGACATTGATTCAATATCTTCGTCTCCGAAAGCCATTTGCAATTCATCCTCTACCACGTCCTGCTCTTCCACTACTTCGCAGCAACACAACAAGAAGTTGAGATTCGAGGACTCGGTGGATTTCATCGGACTGGATGTAAAGATGGCCGAGGAGTCGAGTAATCCTTCTGCATCTTGTTCAAAAGCAAAAAACGTGTTCCTGCCCGGAGGTGTGGGGCATCATGCGAACGGACTCACGAAGTCTGCGGGCTCCTCTACATTCTCAAACAGTAAACCCGGTGCTGCAAAGAAACTTGTTATCAAGAATTTTAAag AAAAACCAAAATTACCAGAGAATTACACAAATGAGACCTGGCAGAAGCTAAAGGAGGCGGTGGAAGCCATACAGAACAGCacttcaataaaatacaaccttGAAGAACTTTATCAG gctgTTGAAAACCTGTGTTCACATAAGATATCTGCCAAGCTCTATAAACAGCTCAGAGTGGTTTGTGAAGACCATATCAAGGCCCAGATTGACCAGTTCAGAGA GGATGCTCTAGACAGTGTTCTCTTTCTGAAGAAAATAGACAAATGTTGGCAAGATCACTGCAGACAAATG ATTATGATAAGaagtatatttttgtttttggatcGCACATACGTTTTACAAAATTCAATGCTGCCCTCAATCTG GGATATGGGTTTGGAGTTGTTTCGTTCCTATATCATCAGCGACCTAAAGGTGCAAAGTAAGACAATCGACGGGATTCTGCTTCTTATTGAGAGAGAGCGAAGTGGAGAGGCCGTAGACCGTACTCTCTTGAGGAGTCTTTTGAGCATGCTGTCAGATCTGCAG ATATATCAGGATTCATTTGAGCAGCGTTTTCTGGAAGAGACAAATCGACTGTATGCTGCAGAGGGCCAGAGGCTCATGCAGGAGAGAGAG GTGCCAGAATATCTCCATCATGTTAATAAACGTCTAGAAGAGGAGGCTGACAGAGTCATCACATACTTGGATCAGAGCACACA aaaaccCCTCATTGCCACAGTAGAAAAGCAACTACTTGGAGAACACCTCACTGCAATACTCCAGAAAG GTTTGAATAACCTGCTGGATGAGAACCGTATTCAGGATCTGTCTCTGCTGTATCAGCTCTTCAGTCGTGTCAGGGGTGGTGTGCAGGTTCTCCTGCAACATTGGATCGAGTACATCAAG GCCTTTGGAAGCACAATCGTCATCAACCCAGAGAAAGACAAGACGATGGTACAGGAGCTTCTGGATTTCAAGGATAAAGTCGATCACATCATTGACATATGCTTCATGAAGAATGAGAAGTTTGTGAATGGCATGAAGGAGGCGTTTGAGACCTTTATCAACAAACGGCCAAACAAACCTGCAGAGCTCATAG CAAAATATGTGGATTCAAAGCTTCGTGCAGGAAACAAGGAAGCAACCGATGAGGAACTTGAGAAAATGTTGGACAAGATAATGATCATATTCAGGTTCATTTATG GCAAAGATGTTTTTGAGGCATTCTACAAGAAAGATTTGGCGAAGAGGTTACTGGTGGGAAAGAGTGCTTCTGTAGATGCGGAAAAATCAATGTTGTCCAAACTGAAGCATG AATGCGGAGCTGCATTTACCAGTAAGCTGGAAGGAATGTTCAAAGACATGGAGCTTTCAAAAGACATTATGGTCCAGTTCAAACAG CACATTCAATGTCAAAATATTCCTGGGAACATTGAGCTGACAGTGAACATTCTCACAATGGGTTATTGGCCAACTTACGTCCCCATGGAGGTGCATCTCCCACCGGAG ATGGTGAAACTGCAGGAGATTTTCAAGACATTTTACCTGGGCAAACACAGTGGACGGAAGCTCCAGTGGCAGTCAACATTAGGACACTGTGTGCTTAAGGCAGAATTTAAAGAG GGCAAGAAAGAGCTCCAGGTGTCACTGTTTCAGACGTTAGTTCTGCTTATGTttaatgaaggggaggagttttCTCTGGAGGACATTAAGCTGGCTACAGGCATCG AGGACGGCGAGCTGAGGCGGACCCTGCAGTCACTAGCCTGCGGAAAAGCACGCGTTCTTATGAAAACCCCAAAGAGCAAAGATGTGGAAGATGGAGACAAGTTCTCATGTAATGATGATTTCAAACACAAACTCTTCAGGATTAAAATCAACCAGATCCAAATGAAAGAAACG GTGGAAGAGCAGGCCAGCACTACAGAGAGAGTATTCCAAGACCGTCAGTACCAAATCGACGCCGCCATCGTTCGAATCATGAAGATGAGGAAGACTCTCAGCCATAATCTTCTGGTGTCTGAGGTGTACAACCAACTCAAATTCCCAGTCAAG CCTGCTGATCTAAAGAAGAGGATAGAGTCACTTATTGACAGGGACTACATGGAAAGGGATAAGGAAAATCCCAATCAATACAACTATGTGGCTTAA
- the mcts1 gene encoding malignant T-cell-amplified sequence 1: MFKKFDEKENVSNCIQLKTSVIKGIKNQLLDQFPYIDEWLNQIMPKKDPVKIVRCHEHIEILTVNGELLFFRQREGPFYPTLRLLHKFPFILPHQQVDKGAIKFVLSGANIMCPGLTSPGAKLYPAETDTVVAIMAEGKQHALCVGVMKMSAHNIEKVNKGIGIENVHYLNDGLWHMKTYK, encoded by the exons ATGTTTAAAAA ATTCGATGAAAAGGAGAATGTTTCAAACTGTATTCAACTGAAGACATCTGTAATCAAGGGCATAAAGAATCAACTGTTAGATCAGTTTCCCTACATCGATGAATGGCTCAACCAAATCATGCCCAAAAAAGACCCTGTCAAAATTGTGAGATG TCATGAACATATTGAAATTCTTACTGTAAATGGAGAGCTGCTTTTcttcagacagagagagggaccATTTTATCCCACCCTCAGACTTCTACACAAAT TTCCCTTCATACTGCCACACCAACAAGTAGATAAAGGAGCCATCAAATTTGTTCTGAGTGGAGCCAATATCATGTGCCCAGGCCTTACATCACCAGGAGCCAAACTCTACCCTGCTGAAACAGACACAGTAGTT GCTATAATGGCAGAAGGTAAACAGCATGCACTCTGTGTAGGAGTCATGAAGATGTCAGCACACAACAT AGAGAAAGTAAACAAGGGAATTGGAATTGAGAACGTTCACTATCTGAATGATGGACTATGGCACATGAAGACATATAAGTAG
- the c1galt1c1 gene encoding C1GALT1-specific chaperone 1 has product MMSEGCSFMKGMFLGGIFCLVMSLFGTFSPGPQGDGHLHHHLKPVSKDELQKLSEAQMYDLTQQVRVYCVIMVTPKLLVYWATANDTWSKHCDKSVFYTSESSKALEALDLQEDDEWARLRKAITHAYENAGDLRWFFVARPTTFAIIENLKYLVLEKDPSQPFYIGRTEKSGELEYVEYDGGIVLSYEAMKRLVEIFKDEEKCPARGHALWKMSEEKQLATCLKYSGVFAENGEDAQGKSLFNKKSVTSMISDSMGKNPNDVVESCCSDLAITFGGMPAGQMQVMMYGVYRLRPYGHDFHDSLTFLPPKDSDND; this is encoded by the coding sequence ATGATGTCTGAGGGTTGTTCGTTCATGAAGGGCATGTTTCTAGGGGGCATCTTTTGTCTGGTCATGTCTCTGTTTGGCACCTTTAGTCCAGGACCCCAGGGTGACGGTCATCTCCACCATCATCTAAAACCTGTTAGCAAAGATGAACTTCAAAAGTTATCTGAGGCCCAGATGTATGACCTCACCCAACAGGTTCGAGTGTACTGTGTCATTATGGTGACCCCCAAGCTCCTTGTTTATTGGGCGACAGCCAATGATACCTGGAGCAAACACTGTGACAAATCTGTGTTCTACACCTCAGAGTCTTCCAAAGCTCTAGAGGCATTGGACCTACAGGAGGATGATGAGTGGGCTAGGCTACGCAAAGCCATCACACACGCCTATGAGAATGCTGGAGACCTGCGCTGGTTCTTCGTGGCCCGGCCCACCACTTTTGCAATTATTGAAAACCTGAAGTATTTGGTATTAGAGAAAGACCCGAGCCAGCCCTTTTACATTGGCCGCACTGAAAAGTCTGGAGAGCTGGAGTATGTGGAATATGACGGTGGGATTGTGTTGAGTTATGAGGCGATGAAGAGGCTGGTGGAGATATTCAAAGATGAGGAGAAATGTCCAGCGCGAGGCCATGCCTTGTGGAAGATGTCGGAAGAGAAGCAGCTCGCCACATGTTTGAAATACAGTGGAGTGTTTGCCGAAAACGGCGAGGATGCACAAGGCAAATCTCTTTTTAACAAGAAAAGCGTTACCTCTATGATTTCTGACAGCATGGGCAAAAACCCAAATGATGTCGTGGAGTCCTGTTGTTCTGATTTGGCGATTACCTTTGGTGGCATGCCTGCAGGCCAGATGCAGGTCATGATGTATGGTGTCTACAGACTTCGTCCTTATGGACACGATTTTCACGATTCTTTGACATTTTTGCCTCCTAAAGACTCGGACAATGACTAA